One segment of Theobroma cacao cultivar B97-61/B2 chromosome 9, Criollo_cocoa_genome_V2, whole genome shotgun sequence DNA contains the following:
- the LOC18588135 gene encoding 40S ribosomal protein S3-3, producing MTTQISKKRKFVADGVFYAELNEVLTRELAEDGYSGVEVRVTPMRTEIIIRATRTQNVLGEKGRRIRELTSVVQKRFKFPENSVELYAEKVNNRGLCAIAQAESLRYKLLGGLAVRRACYGVLRFIMESGAKGCEVIVSGKLRAQRAKSMKFKDGYMISSGHPVNEYIDSAVRHVLLRQGVLGIKVKIMLDWDPKGKQGPMTPLPDLVTIHPPKDEEEYKLPEEYQTVVPPTNIEIPVA from the exons ATGACTACTCAGATTAGCAAGAAGCGCAAG TTTGTCGCGGATGGAGTGTTCTATGCCGAGCTGAATGAGGTGTTGACAAGGGAGCTAGCTGAGGATGGATACTCTGGAGTCGAAGTTAGGGTGACACCTATGCGTACTGAGATCATCATTAGGGCCACTCGAACTCAAAATGTTCTCG GtgagaaaggaagaaggaTTAGAGAGCTGACTTCTGTTGTTCAGAAACGGTTCAAGTTTCCAGAGAACAGTGTAGAACTCTATGCTGAGAAGGTTAACAACAGGGGTCTTTGTGCCATTGCTCAGGCAGAGTCCCTGCGTTACAAGCTCCTTGGAGGCCTTGCTGTTCGGAG GGCTTGCTATGGTGTTCTCAGATTTATCATGGAGAGTGGGGCCAAGGGATGTGAG GTCATTGTGAGTGGAAAGCTCCGTGCTCAGCGTGCTAAGTCTATGAAGTTCAAGGATGGCTACATGATCTCCTCTGGTCATCCTGTTAATGAATATATTGATTCTGCTGTTAGACACGTCCTTCTTAGGCAG GGTGTGCTTGGTATCAAAGTTAAAATCATGCTTGATTGGGATCCTAAGGGCAAGCAGGGCCCTATGACCCCATTGCCTGATCTTGTCACGATCCACCCTCCCAAGGATGAGGAAGAGTATAAACTCCCGGAAGAGTATCAAACCGTGGTTCCCCCAACCAATATCGAGATTCCAGTGGCTTAG